A region from the Bacteroidota bacterium genome encodes:
- a CDS encoding DinB family protein, whose product MFPEVDEQSLLSGEPIEVVGAFLSHSRQMGDWFVSNASWLESLQVPDGKWNGIQTLSHLIFWENWCREHRFGAIIKKLKTLVPSGSDQVNPASVTAFTGNIRQLTRQLEKARNQTINELGQTEDEAWDWKSRHPDEGPVDLYRMVTMMARHDRTHVLSLLKYRI is encoded by the coding sequence ATGTTTCCTGAAGTTGACGAGCAATCGCTACTTTCCGGTGAACCCATTGAAGTGGTCGGTGCCTTTTTATCACACTCCAGGCAGATGGGTGATTGGTTTGTATCGAATGCCTCCTGGCTGGAATCCCTGCAGGTGCCCGATGGAAAATGGAATGGAATTCAAACCCTTTCCCATCTGATTTTCTGGGAAAACTGGTGCCGGGAACATCGGTTCGGAGCGATTATAAAAAAATTGAAAACCCTAGTTCCATCCGGATCGGATCAGGTGAATCCGGCTTCGGTGACCGCCTTTACCGGCAATATCAGACAACTGACGCGGCAACTGGAAAAGGCCCGCAATCAGACCATCAATGAACTGGGGCAAACGGAAGATGAAGCCTGGGATTGGAAAAGCCGGCACCCCGATGAAGGTCCGGTCGATTTGTACCGGATGGTCACCATGATGGCCAGACATGACCGGACCCACGTACTTTCATTGTTAAAATATAGAATCTGA